From the endosymbiont of Bathymodiolus septemdierum str. Myojin knoll genome, one window contains:
- a CDS encoding type II toxin-antitoxin system HicB family antitoxin, whose amino-acid sequence MRYLGYVEAGSDAYATSVVLPDFPGCFSAVDNEQDLNAAVQEAVELHFEGEDFDLPTPMTLSEAQNSSNFDYQGVWMWFEIDTDKISTKLQRVNITIPTNILTKLDALAGSQHTSRSGMVRQLVEKF is encoded by the coding sequence ATGAGATATTTAGGTTATGTCGAAGCAGGGAGTGATGCATATGCAACTAGTGTTGTATTACCTGATTTCCCTGGGTGTTTTAGTGCAGTAGATAATGAGCAAGATTTAAATGCTGCTGTGCAAGAGGCAGTTGAGCTACATTTTGAGGGTGAAGATTTTGACTTGCCAACACCGATGACACTGAGTGAGGCACAAAATTCATCAAATTTTGATTATCAGGGTGTTTGGATGTGGTTTGAAATTGATACAGATAAAATTTCAACTAAGTTGCAACGAGTGAATATCACTATACCAACAAACATTTTAACCAAGTTAGATGCATTGGCTGGAAGTCAGCATACTTCACGCTCTGGTATGGTTCGTCAATTGGTTGAAAAATTCTAA
- the gmd gene encoding GDP-mannose 4,6-dehydratase has product MKKAFITGITGQDGSYLAELLLDKGYEVHAIIRRASVFTTQRIEHIFNHENMHTYHGDLTDSSNLHRLLMKIKPDEVYNLGAQSHVAVSFEVPEYTADVVGLGAIRLLDAVRDLGDGCKYYQASTSELFGGIPGTEPQSETTPFYPKSPYGAAKLYAYWVTVNYRESYDLFACNGILFNHESPRRGETFVTKKITQAVAKIHQGKQDVLKLGNLDAKRDWGHAKDFVYAQWLMLQQDKPQDYVIATGETHTVREFVEVAFKEIGVNIQWQGTGVGEHGIDSNTGKILVEVDEKYFRPAEVELLLGDPSKAEKELGWERQVSFQELVSGMVKYDLENDNFGGKE; this is encoded by the coding sequence ATGAAAAAAGCATTTATAACAGGCATCACAGGGCAAGACGGCTCATATCTTGCAGAATTATTATTAGACAAAGGTTATGAGGTGCATGCAATTATTCGCCGTGCTTCAGTTTTTACCACGCAACGAATTGAACACATATTCAATCATGAAAATATGCACACTTATCACGGTGATTTAACCGATTCAAGTAACTTACATAGATTACTAATGAAGATTAAACCTGACGAAGTCTATAATTTAGGTGCGCAATCCCATGTTGCCGTGAGTTTTGAAGTGCCTGAATACACTGCTGATGTGGTAGGCTTGGGTGCGATTAGATTATTAGACGCAGTGCGTGATTTGGGCGATGGTTGCAAATATTATCAAGCATCAACTTCTGAGTTATTTGGCGGTATTCCTGGCACAGAGCCACAAAGTGAAACCACCCCTTTTTATCCAAAATCTCCCTATGGTGCCGCCAAACTCTACGCCTATTGGGTAACGGTTAATTATCGAGAGTCTTATGATTTATTTGCTTGTAATGGCATTTTGTTCAATCATGAAAGCCCAAGACGGGGCGAGACTTTTGTGACCAAAAAAATCACCCAAGCCGTTGCCAAAATCCATCAAGGTAAGCAAGATGTTTTAAAACTTGGCAATTTGGACGCCAAACGTGACTGGGGGCATGCCAAAGATTTTGTTTATGCACAATGGCTGATGTTGCAACAAGATAAACCACAGGATTATGTTATAGCCACAGGTGAAACTCATACTGTTAGAGAGTTCGTTGAAGTCGCTTTTAAAGAAATTGGCGTTAATATCCAATGGCAAGGCACTGGTGTTGGCGAGCATGGTATTGATAGTAATACAGGCAAAATATTAGTGGAAGTCGATGAAAAATATTTCCGCCCTGCTGAGGTTGAACTATTACTAGGCGACCCATCAAAAGCCGAAAAAGAACTCGGTTGGGAAAGGCAGGTATCTTTTCAAGAGTTGGTCTCAGGTATGGTGAAGTATGACTTGGAAAATGATAATTTTGGCGGCAAAGAGTAA
- a CDS encoding transposase: MSKKRTTYSSAFKTKLVLELLQNESTLAEIASKHNILPQNLVNWKKTFLANAEIAMEPSKAVKEYKEELIKSQEQNERLTALVGKVTVEKEWLALCSVPP, from the coding sequence ATGAGTAAAAAACGCACAACCTACAGCTCAGCATTTAAAACAAAACTAGTGCTCGAGCTACTACAAAATGAAAGCACTCTGGCAGAAATTGCCAGCAAGCATAACATTCTTCCACAGAATCTAGTGAACTGGAAGAAGACCTTCCTTGCTAACGCAGAGATTGCTATGGAGCCATCTAAAGCAGTTAAAGAGTACAAGGAAGAGCTTATTAAATCACAAGAACAGAACGAGCGCTTAACGGCGCTGGTAGGTAAAGTAACCGTAGAGAAGGAGTGGTTAGCACTCTGTTCAGTACCACCTTGA
- a CDS encoding prevent-host-death protein, with product MNITANEVKTKGVSVFDTMFEKFNEVLINVRGKNKYCVIPFEEYEEYRAYQLDKAHKEVMQDLKEGKYHTSVGQHIDSIKLAIKND from the coding sequence ATGAATATAACTGCAAATGAAGTGAAAACAAAAGGCGTGTCGGTTTTTGATACGATGTTTGAAAAATTTAACGAAGTCCTTATTAATGTTAGAGGTAAAAATAAATACTGTGTAATACCTTTTGAGGAGTATGAAGAGTATAGGGCATACCAACTGGATAAAGCACACAAAGAAGTGATGCAAGATTTAAAAGAAGGAAAATACCACACCAGTGTAGGGCAACATATTGATAGTATAAAACTGGCTATTAAAAATGATTGA
- a CDS encoding glycosyltransferase family 25 protein encodes MKKIKIFIMNPEKFQDRRKSLKNRLDKTKFEYEFMSINDEVDLTPDAIVKNHNSKKTIDSFGRDFTRGELASTLNHLLAYEKFIQSGNEIAVILEDDVAFDSKEFEVIVNSIIKIINTSKPQICQLTPVTSYLKNNAIEIGDKHKIASVIQSWGSQAYIINRPAAINIIKVNKKSWIIADDWERYNRYAGISLFGVIPPIAIASGVFDSNLEKDRSQSLRNHKTLKYVLSRWKHKINADMKKYFYYIPFRGYIRNR; translated from the coding sequence ATGAAAAAAATTAAAATATTCATAATGAATCCTGAAAAATTTCAAGATAGAAGAAAGTCTTTAAAAAACAGGCTTGATAAAACTAAATTTGAGTATGAATTTATGTCTATCAATGATGAAGTAGACTTGACACCTGACGCTATTGTGAAAAATCATAATTCTAAAAAAACAATAGATTCTTTTGGCAGAGATTTTACTCGTGGAGAGTTGGCAAGCACATTGAACCATTTGCTTGCCTACGAGAAATTTATACAGTCAGGAAATGAAATTGCAGTTATTTTAGAAGATGATGTTGCATTTGACAGCAAAGAGTTTGAGGTTATTGTTAATTCAATAATAAAAATAATTAACACATCAAAACCACAAATATGCCAACTAACACCTGTTACCTCGTATCTAAAGAATAATGCTATTGAAATAGGCGATAAACATAAAATTGCAAGCGTAATACAATCTTGGGGTTCCCAAGCATATATTATTAACCGACCTGCAGCAATTAACATTATAAAGGTAAACAAAAAATCTTGGATTATTGCTGATGATTGGGAGAGATATAATAGATATGCGGGCATAAGTTTGTTTGGCGTGATACCTCCAATCGCTATAGCAAGCGGAGTCTTTGACTCTAACTTAGAAAAGGATAGGAGTCAATCTCTCAGGAATCATAAAACTTTGAAATATGTGTTATCAAGATGGAAGCATAAAATAAATGCCGATATGAAAAAATATTTTTACTACATTCCTTTTCGTGGCTATATTAGAAACCGATAA
- a CDS encoding HU family DNA-binding protein yields the protein MKKTELILNLSEESTLTKAEVKSCVDAIIGALTDAIVSGEGVEVRGFGSFYRKHKKARLGINPKTGEKTQVSAKYLPFFKPGKSLKEVVNN from the coding sequence GTGAAAAAAACAGAGTTAATTCTCAACCTGTCTGAGGAATCTACACTAACTAAAGCGGAAGTGAAGAGTTGTGTGGATGCTATTATAGGGGCATTAACGGACGCTATTGTTTCTGGGGAAGGTGTTGAAGTGAGAGGCTTTGGTAGCTTTTATAGGAAGCACAAAAAAGCACGATTAGGCATCAATCCAAAGACTGGAGAAAAGACTCAGGTAAGTGCAAAATACTTGCCTTTCTTTAAGCCGGGAAAATCACTTAAAGAAGTTGTAAATAATTAA
- a CDS encoding mannose-1-phosphate guanylyltransferase/mannose-6-phosphate isomerase, which yields MQSRIIPVILAGGSGTRLWPLSRKQYPKQYLPLAGEYTMLQETILRLNGLNNLAEPIIICNAEHRFLVAEQCQQIDIDSPMILLEPVGRNTAPAIAAAALQSIEGANDVLLVLSADHVIQNVEVFHQAIDLALTQANEGKLVTFGIVPTEVNTGYGYIKSTIDRRVEAFVEKPDLATAQLYLEQGNYLWNSGMFMFQAGVLIDELTTHSPEIISAVSCAVESATKDLDFIRLERRAFESSPSDSIDYALMEKSDNVVVIPLDAGWNDIGSWSALYDIGVKDENGNVIKGDVSTIDTTNTYINAHHHIVATIGVDNLIIVDTPDATLIASKDKAQKVKEIVESLHQKGREEGGEHRKVHRPWGWYDCIESGEHFQVKRLHVKSGAKLSLQRHQKRAEHWVVVSGVATVINGDKILTLQKGESTYIPIGIIHALENKTNEPLEIIEVQSGIYLGEDDIERLEDIYGRE from the coding sequence ATGCAATCTAGAATAATCCCTGTAATTCTCGCAGGTGGATCAGGCACACGCCTTTGGCCGTTGTCGCGTAAACAGTATCCTAAGCAGTATCTGCCACTTGCGGGCGAGTATACAATGTTGCAAGAAACCATTTTGCGATTGAATGGACTGAATAACCTTGCAGAGCCTATCATTATTTGCAATGCTGAGCATCGCTTCCTTGTGGCAGAGCAATGCCAACAAATTGACATCGATAGTCCGATGATATTGTTAGAACCAGTGGGTAGAAATACAGCACCAGCAATTGCGGCAGCGGCGTTGCAGTCAATAGAAGGGGCGAACGATGTATTATTGGTATTATCAGCTGACCATGTGATACAGAATGTTGAGGTCTTTCATCAGGCGATTGACCTAGCGTTGACGCAGGCGAATGAAGGTAAATTGGTGACTTTTGGTATTGTGCCGACGGAGGTGAACACGGGGTATGGGTATATCAAATCAACGATTGATAGACGCGTTGAGGCATTTGTTGAAAAACCAGATTTGGCAACGGCACAGTTGTATTTAGAGCAGGGTAATTATTTGTGGAATTCTGGAATGTTCATGTTTCAAGCAGGGGTATTGATTGATGAATTAACAACGCATTCACCTGAAATTATAAGTGCGGTGAGTTGTGCTGTAGAGAGTGCTACAAAAGACTTGGATTTTATCCGCTTAGAACGACGCGCTTTTGAATCTTCGCCTTCTGATTCTATTGATTATGCGTTAATGGAGAAATCTGATAATGTGGTAGTGATACCATTAGATGCAGGGTGGAATGACATTGGCTCTTGGTCCGCACTATATGATATTGGTGTCAAAGACGAGAATGGCAATGTTATTAAAGGTGATGTTAGCACCATAGACACGACCAATACTTACATCAATGCCCATCATCACATCGTGGCAACAATTGGTGTGGATAATTTGATTATCGTTGATACGCCAGATGCTACACTGATTGCCTCAAAAGATAAAGCGCAAAAGGTTAAGGAAATTGTTGAATCCTTGCATCAAAAAGGACGAGAGGAAGGTGGCGAGCATCGTAAAGTACATCGCCCTTGGGGTTGGTATGATTGCATCGAATCAGGCGAACATTTTCAAGTTAAGCGATTGCATGTTAAATCCGGTGCAAAATTATCCTTGCAAAGACACCAAAAACGCGCAGAGCATTGGGTGGTGGTTAGTGGCGTTGCAACGGTCATAAATGGCGACAAAATACTGACCTTGCAAAAGGGAGAGTCTACCTATATTCCAATTGGTATAATTCACGCCTTAGAAAATAAAACAAATGAGCCGTTGGAAATTATTGAGGTGCAAAGTGGCATTTATTTGGGTGAAGATGATATTGAGCGATTGGAAGATATATATGGTAGAGAATAA
- a CDS encoding glycosyltransferase family 2 protein yields the protein MKNNTSDKPLITVLTVVLNGVDFLEETIQNIANQTYENIEYIIIDGGSTDGTLDVIKKYESLVAQWISEPDEGLYDAMNKGIDLASADWINIMNAGDKFYSNKTISEIFDGQLHNSDIIYGDMQLDREGVLQTKKAHNLDILWKKVAFCSQSAFISTQYFKQHKFNLQFSIAADFDFFYSAYFYHNAIFEYSDTIIAIFLHGGVSNTPGGARKQNFQVINSYPGLHIKFNLYYLASLLPKLIEEKVKTKIRSIK from the coding sequence ATGAAAAACAATACCTCAGATAAACCACTAATCACAGTTCTCACTGTTGTCCTTAATGGGGTTGATTTTTTAGAAGAAACCATTCAAAATATCGCCAATCAAACTTATGAAAATATTGAATATATTATTATTGATGGTGGCTCAACGGATGGCACATTAGATGTTATCAAAAAATACGAAAGCCTGGTTGCACAATGGATAAGTGAACCTGATGAAGGATTGTATGATGCGATGAATAAAGGCATTGATTTGGCTTCAGCTGATTGGATTAATATTATGAACGCGGGGGATAAGTTTTATTCTAATAAGACTATTAGTGAGATATTTGATGGACAGCTTCATAATTCAGACATTATATATGGCGATATGCAACTTGACCGTGAAGGGGTTTTGCAGACTAAAAAAGCGCATAATCTTGATATCTTGTGGAAAAAAGTAGCCTTTTGCTCTCAAAGTGCGTTTATAAGCACTCAATACTTCAAACAGCATAAATTTAACTTGCAATTTTCAATTGCAGCTGATTTTGATTTTTTCTATAGTGCCTACTTTTATCATAACGCAATATTTGAATATTCTGATACAATTATTGCCATATTCCTACACGGCGGTGTATCCAATACCCCTGGTGGGGCGAGAAAGCAAAATTTTCAAGTGATTAACAGCTATCCTGGCTTGCACATCAAATTTAACCTTTATTATCTTGCGTCATTATTACCAAAACTGATAGAGGAAAAGGTAAAAACAAAAATAAGAAGTATTAAATAA
- a CDS encoding integrase core domain-containing protein, giving the protein MLSNRISNTMDVQLVMSVLNDALAKYPHPEIFNTDQGSQYTSEMHTQRLKNLGMTISMDGRGRATDNICIERFWRSAKVERIYLNEYQNISELTTDVDDYIDFYNHRRFHQTLDYKKPMDMYQESIKLNQNKKKAS; this is encoded by the coding sequence GTGCTATCAAACAGAATATCTAATACCATGGATGTTCAGCTGGTGATGAGTGTACTCAATGATGCACTAGCTAAGTATCCACATCCAGAGATCTTTAACACCGATCAAGGTAGTCAGTACACCAGTGAGATGCACACTCAGAGACTTAAAAATCTTGGTATGACTATATCCATGGATGGCAGAGGCAGGGCCACAGATAACATCTGCATTGAGCGCTTCTGGCGAAGTGCCAAAGTTGAGAGAATCTATTTAAATGAATATCAAAATATCAGTGAGTTAACCACTGATGTGGATGACTATATTGATTTTTATAACCATCGTAGATTCCATCAAACGCTAGACTATAAAAAACCAATGGATATGTATCAAGAAAGTATAAAATTGAACCAGAATAAGAAGAAGGCTTCTTAA
- a CDS encoding glycosyltransferase family 25 protein: MNIFIINLPDATERREFQQKQLTELGLNFEIINATSINDISEDTYKKHYYDWQRPLQKTEVACYFSHQKLWTKIAEGNQPALILEDDVALSKYTPNILKELEKRTNLEMVNLEVFEKKKTIAKISQTIGNHQLFCLYQDKAGAAAYVLYPKGAKKLLQHQQKHGIALADAHLHNCPSLQSYQIEPACAVQSMFCQKYGIEQYDIVNTSCIEYKKSKEKRSFIFRVKRIVGQVKLGFRQLSFVAKSDKRYIEVRIDDFKR; the protein is encoded by the coding sequence ATGAATATTTTTATCATTAATTTGCCTGATGCCACTGAACGCAGAGAGTTTCAACAAAAACAACTGACTGAATTAGGTTTGAATTTTGAGATAATCAACGCCACTTCTATTAATGATATTAGCGAAGACACCTACAAAAAACATTATTACGACTGGCAACGCCCTTTGCAAAAAACTGAAGTGGCTTGTTATTTTTCACATCAAAAACTATGGACAAAAATTGCCGAAGGCAATCAACCTGCATTGATTTTAGAAGACGATGTGGCGCTATCAAAATATACTCCCAACATACTAAAAGAATTAGAAAAACGCACCAATTTAGAAATGGTGAATTTAGAAGTGTTTGAGAAAAAGAAAACTATCGCAAAAATCAGTCAAACAATTGGTAACCACCAGTTATTCTGCTTATATCAAGATAAAGCAGGGGCTGCCGCTTATGTGCTATACCCAAAGGGTGCAAAGAAATTATTGCAACATCAGCAAAAACACGGTATTGCCTTAGCAGATGCACATTTACACAATTGCCCATCGTTACAATCTTACCAAATAGAACCAGCCTGTGCAGTGCAATCAATGTTTTGTCAAAAATACGGCATTGAGCAATATGATATAGTCAATACCTCCTGTATCGAGTATAAAAAAAGTAAAGAAAAACGCTCATTTATTTTTAGAGTCAAGCGAATTGTTGGACAGGTAAAACTGGGGTTTCGTCAGTTAAGTTTTGTTGCAAAATCAGATAAGCGCTATATTGAAGTGAGAATTGATGACTTTAAGAGATGA
- the fcl gene encoding GDP-L-fucose synthase, producing the protein MDKDSRIYIAGHRGLVGSAIVRALKKQGFTNLITRTHKELDLVNQQAVGDFFKQEKPDFVILAAAKVGGIYANNVYPADFIYQNIMIEANVIHSSYKHKVKRLLFLGSTCIYPKAVKQPMREDALLTDVLEPTNEPYALAKIAGIKLCESYNRQYGTDFRSVMPTNLYGINDNFHPENSHVIPALMRRFHEARINNDAEVVVWGSGKAMREFLYVDDMAQASLFVLTLDEKTYQANTKPMLSHINVGTGVDITIREMAQTMKQVVGFKGKLVFDTTKPDGAPRKLIDVARLSKMGWQYSVALEEGLAQTYQWYLEQ; encoded by the coding sequence GTGGATAAAGACTCAAGAATTTATATCGCAGGCCATAGAGGATTGGTTGGCTCAGCGATTGTTCGTGCGTTAAAAAAACAAGGGTTTACTAATCTAATCACTCGTACTCACAAAGAACTAGATTTAGTCAATCAGCAAGCTGTCGGTGATTTTTTCAAACAGGAAAAACCTGATTTTGTGATACTTGCTGCTGCTAAAGTCGGTGGTATTTATGCAAATAATGTCTATCCAGCTGATTTCATTTATCAAAATATAATGATAGAAGCTAATGTTATTCACTCATCATACAAGCATAAGGTCAAACGCCTATTATTCTTGGGCAGCACCTGCATCTACCCTAAGGCAGTCAAGCAGCCAATGCGTGAAGATGCACTGCTCACCGATGTATTAGAACCAACCAATGAACCTTATGCACTAGCAAAAATAGCAGGCATTAAACTTTGTGAGTCTTACAATAGACAATATGGCACAGATTTTCGCTCAGTGATGCCAACGAATTTATACGGCATTAATGATAACTTTCACCCAGAAAATTCCCATGTGATACCAGCCCTAATGCGTCGTTTTCACGAGGCAAGAATCAACAACGATGCCGAAGTAGTGGTATGGGGTAGCGGCAAGGCGATGCGTGAGTTTTTGTATGTTGATGATATGGCACAAGCCTCGCTATTTGTCCTCACCCTCGATGAGAAAACCTACCAAGCCAACACTAAACCCATGCTCTCGCACATTAATGTCGGCACAGGCGTGGATATAACCATCCGTGAAATGGCACAGACAATGAAACAAGTGGTTGGCTTTAAAGGCAAACTTGTTTTTGACACCACAAAGCCTGATGGGGCGCCAAGAAAACTGATTGATGTTGCTCGTTTGTCTAAAATGGGCTGGCAATATAGTGTGGCTTTAGAAGAGGGTCTTGCGCAAACTTATCAATGGTATTTAGAACAATGA
- a CDS encoding type II toxin-antitoxin system HicA family toxin: protein MTSKEIIKKLRKDGWIKVGGRGDHEKFKHPTKLGHVIVPHPRKDLRPGTLNSIFKQAGWRK from the coding sequence ATGACAAGCAAAGAAATTATTAAAAAACTTAGGAAAGATGGGTGGATTAAAGTTGGCGGCAGGGGTGACCATGAAAAATTTAAACATCCGACTAAGTTAGGTCATGTAATTGTGCCGCACCCACGCAAAGATTTACGCCCTGGTACATTAAATAGTATTTTTAAACAAGCAGGATGGAGGAAGTGA
- a CDS encoding class I SAM-dependent methyltransferase: MSNRILKHYRFGKIFAWINRHLRSRRKAIEKIRNLYKKLGLVSNGCSLCGGVDFTLIAEGDRYGFDLNKQFCNQCGLVQTYPALSAEFHQAFYSYHYRPLYLKSKKVNYQSVIKEQTDKGKKYLNYFRENGLKDEVLNKISIVEIGCSSGGTLNTLKPFVKSVYGCDLDIEAIKFAKQEFNLNVEVSMYPTDLPKGKKLFIMSHVLEHVFSPLETLTKVRKLLKKGDYLFVAVPGINQVAKGDYKNDLRRYFHIAHVTDFTGSTLANVAHYSGFKILNIDEEINGLFVADRVTDWKKNEYDAVDNIQRVEETYSGLAPHL, from the coding sequence ATGAGCAATAGAATATTAAAACATTATCGATTTGGCAAAATATTTGCATGGATTAATAGGCACCTTAGGTCTCGCAGAAAAGCCATTGAGAAAATTAGGAATTTATATAAAAAACTTGGTTTAGTGTCTAATGGCTGTAGTTTGTGTGGGGGGGTAGACTTTACATTAATTGCTGAGGGTGATCGCTATGGATTTGACCTTAACAAACAATTTTGCAATCAATGCGGGTTGGTGCAAACTTATCCAGCGCTTTCTGCTGAGTTTCATCAAGCCTTTTATAGTTATCATTATCGTCCTTTATATTTAAAAAGTAAAAAAGTTAACTATCAATCTGTTATCAAAGAGCAAACTGATAAAGGCAAAAAATATCTAAACTACTTTAGAGAAAATGGTTTAAAAGATGAAGTTCTTAATAAGATTTCAATTGTTGAAATTGGCTGTAGTTCTGGTGGTACGCTCAACACTTTAAAACCTTTTGTTAAATCAGTTTATGGGTGTGATTTAGATATTGAGGCGATTAAGTTCGCCAAACAAGAATTCAATCTTAATGTTGAAGTTAGTATGTATCCAACAGATTTACCAAAAGGTAAAAAACTTTTTATTATGTCTCATGTTTTAGAGCATGTTTTTAGCCCGCTAGAAACATTGACAAAAGTGAGAAAATTATTAAAAAAGGGTGATTATTTATTTGTGGCAGTACCTGGAATAAATCAAGTTGCAAAAGGCGATTATAAAAATGATTTAAGAAGGTATTTTCATATTGCGCATGTGACAGATTTCACAGGAAGTACTTTAGCTAATGTTGCCCATTATTCAGGTTTTAAAATATTAAATATAGATGAAGAAATCAATGGATTATTTGTAGCTGATAGGGTAACAGATTGGAAAAAAAATGAATATGATGCAGTTGATAATATTCAACGCGTTGAAGAGACTTATTCTGGTTTAGCGCCTCACTTATAA
- a CDS encoding O-antigen ligase family protein, whose amino-acid sequence MGSTLSEKKYASFVIALLLAFPVLINTIKVFGNLIVLIFVILGIYIAISEKRNPFQIPELKLFSFLTVSYFGIMLLSMLVADGLNAEFHHLGRKLHFLLAPFIALTLLQVDLPLKKLLLSIKIGLIAICLTVINGPLLGNIINANIFSDIAVAMIFLSMVQIFSETPKERIITFIAVLAGSYAIFLTGTRGSWVSFLILSMVFIGLTYKPFFQSNNKAKLFLVVLFMGLLGFVGANDKVESRVKLAVSEIQNWNSGYNTNNSIGLRMQMYQAGLQAAAQSPWIGYGYRNANKVASEYAPKNKRVISNKTHLHNEYLTNLVSAGIVGLLSLLILLFTPMIIFYKQLKNKDVYHYASMGVLLCVGYVTFGFTHIAFGEEHINAFYVLFIGFLLPRILHTTRANYTKHSL is encoded by the coding sequence ATGGGCAGCACACTTTCAGAAAAAAAATACGCTAGTTTTGTGATTGCTCTGTTGCTGGCTTTTCCTGTGTTGATTAACACAATCAAAGTATTTGGTAATTTGATTGTGTTAATTTTTGTTATATTGGGTATCTACATTGCAATTTCTGAAAAGAGAAATCCTTTTCAAATACCCGAATTAAAACTCTTTTCTTTTCTGACTGTGAGTTATTTTGGCATTATGTTGTTATCCATGCTCGTTGCAGATGGATTGAATGCTGAGTTTCATCACCTTGGCAGGAAACTACATTTCTTATTAGCGCCTTTTATTGCACTCACGCTCTTGCAGGTAGATTTACCGCTTAAAAAACTATTACTTAGTATTAAAATAGGCTTGATTGCTATCTGCCTCACGGTTATTAACGGGCCTTTATTGGGTAATATAATTAACGCTAATATATTTAGTGATATTGCAGTTGCAATGATATTTTTATCAATGGTTCAAATATTTAGCGAAACACCAAAAGAACGAATCATCACTTTTATTGCAGTATTGGCGGGAAGTTATGCAATATTTTTAACAGGTACTCGCGGTTCCTGGGTGTCGTTCCTTATTTTATCTATGGTTTTTATTGGATTGACTTACAAGCCATTTTTTCAAAGTAATAATAAAGCGAAGTTGTTTTTAGTGGTGTTATTTATGGGTTTACTTGGATTTGTGGGTGCCAATGACAAAGTAGAAAGTAGGGTTAAGTTAGCAGTTAGTGAAATTCAAAACTGGAATTCTGGGTACAATACAAATAACTCCATTGGGTTGAGAATGCAAATGTATCAAGCAGGACTACAAGCGGCGGCACAATCACCCTGGATTGGCTACGGCTACAGAAATGCAAACAAGGTAGCGTCAGAATATGCGCCAAAAAATAAAAGGGTCATCAGCAATAAAACCCATTTGCACAATGAATACCTTACCAACTTAGTCTCTGCTGGCATTGTTGGATTATTGTCACTATTAATCTTGTTATTTACACCAATGATTATTTTTTACAAGCAACTAAAAAATAAAGATGTTTATCATTATGCTTCAATGGGGGTTTTGTTATGTGTTGGGTATGTAACCTTTGGTTTTACCCATATTGCTTTTGGTGAGGAACATATTAATGCTTTTTATGTGTTGTTTATAGGGTTTTTGTTGCCTAGAATTTTACATACTACTCGTGCTAATTATACAAAACATTCGTTATAA
- a CDS encoding IS3 family transposase, whose protein sequence is MLGINRSGLYYKPRVNHAKQTIKSHITKVFEQIPIYGEKKVHQQLLEDGVKVSLNTVARYRQELDLKAVLTVKQVNTTIPIKEHKKYTYKLRGLNISHANHVWSTDITYIKIAGGMVYMAVVID, encoded by the coding sequence TTGCTAGGTATTAACCGAAGTGGCTTGTACTACAAGCCACGAGTTAATCATGCCAAACAAACAATCAAGAGTCATATCACCAAGGTGTTTGAGCAGATACCCATTTACGGCGAAAAGAAGGTGCATCAACAACTACTTGAGGATGGTGTCAAGGTCAGCTTAAATACGGTAGCTCGTTATCGCCAAGAGCTAGACTTAAAAGCTGTATTGACTGTTAAACAAGTCAACACCACTATACCAATCAAAGAACATAAGAAGTACACCTATAAGCTCAGAGGGCTTAATATTAGCCATGCTAACCATGTCTGGAGTACCGATATCACCTACATCAAGATTGCTGGTGGTATGGTTTACATGGCAGTCGTCATTGATTGA